A region of Deltaproteobacteria bacterium DNA encodes the following proteins:
- a CDS encoding amidohydrolase: MQLGRIIDSDGHVLEPPDLWKNNLESKFKSRAPFLARDEEGWESLVVNGRPSPVSRGLGVASAYGKPTEVAFSKEFGYMDGPAGAYDPHARVKLLDEDGIDAAVLYPTLGLIWEGEVDDPELAAAICRVYNDWIIDFCRPYPTRLYPVAHISLMDVNRAVAELQRTAKMGIKGVMLTPWPTNHRSYGDPYYDPFWQVAQELNIPVGLHVIARPQYHGNEWYKNPTFHGSSFYFLSVTLGFDIQASFVSFFEGGTLERFPNLKLLTLEVGAGWLPHFIERMDSKWEHIGPLTSCKRPPSEYFRRQVWIGADVDETLIPVASAQWGSEKFFWSTDFPHFDGFTKPLDRLKKSIVDMPKKDQQNILGDNAARAYNL; encoded by the coding sequence CAATCTTGAATCCAAATTTAAGAGCCGCGCACCGTTTCTGGCGCGTGATGAAGAAGGGTGGGAGTCGCTCGTTGTGAACGGCCGGCCGTCTCCCGTCAGTCGTGGGTTAGGCGTCGCCTCAGCGTATGGGAAACCAACCGAGGTCGCATTCTCGAAAGAGTTTGGCTACATGGACGGCCCGGCGGGCGCCTATGATCCACATGCACGCGTGAAACTGCTCGACGAGGATGGTATCGATGCGGCAGTGCTCTATCCCACACTTGGATTGATATGGGAAGGTGAAGTCGACGACCCTGAACTCGCGGCAGCAATTTGTCGTGTTTACAATGACTGGATCATCGATTTTTGTCGCCCTTATCCAACGCGACTGTATCCGGTCGCACACATTTCTTTGATGGATGTGAACCGTGCGGTGGCTGAACTGCAGCGCACAGCAAAGATGGGCATCAAAGGCGTAATGCTCACCCCCTGGCCAACCAACCACAGGAGCTACGGCGATCCCTACTACGATCCGTTCTGGCAAGTTGCCCAAGAGCTGAACATTCCGGTCGGTCTCCACGTCATTGCCCGACCGCAGTATCATGGGAACGAGTGGTACAAGAACCCCACGTTTCACGGCTCGTCATTCTACTTCCTGTCGGTCACACTCGGCTTTGATATTCAGGCATCGTTCGTGAGTTTTTTCGAAGGTGGTACGCTGGAGCGGTTTCCCAACCTCAAACTGCTAACGCTTGAGGTTGGCGCTGGTTGGCTGCCCCATTTTATCGAACGCATGGACAGCAAATGGGAACACATCGGACCTCTCACATCCTGTAAGCGTCCGCCTAGTGAATACTTCCGCCGTCAAGTCTGGATCGGTGCGGATGTTGACGAAACCCTGATCCCGGTGGCCAGTGCACAGTGGGGTTCAGAAAAGTTCTTCTGGTCCACCGATTTCCCGCACTTCGATGGTTTCACCAAACCTCTAGATCGACTCAAGAAGAGCATCGTCGATATGCCCAAGAAAGATCAACAGAACATTCTTGGCGATAACGCAGCCCGCGCGTACAATCTGTAG
- a CDS encoding carboxymuconolactone decarboxylase family protein, producing the protein MARVPYVEKENLSGEGQQLYDNFVKRFPVKQVPNVVKALSNSPKLASRVFPLADYFMNDSSLDPRQRELAVLILMKRLNCEYGFVRHIGIAKQCGLTQEQIDNVGSYQTSSLFTDNDKLILCYADELTQKGRVEDDLFKSVEKLIGQKNAIELTAATSFWNMMARNLNALQVELEPWGR; encoded by the coding sequence ATGGCACGAGTTCCTTATGTCGAAAAGGAAAATCTGAGCGGTGAGGGGCAGCAGCTGTACGATAACTTCGTGAAGCGTTTTCCGGTGAAGCAAGTCCCGAATGTGGTCAAAGCATTATCGAATAGTCCGAAACTGGCGTCGCGCGTGTTCCCGTTGGCTGATTATTTCATGAACGATTCGTCGCTTGACCCACGTCAACGCGAGTTAGCAGTTCTCATTCTGATGAAGCGGCTTAACTGCGAGTATGGTTTCGTCCGCCATATTGGCATTGCCAAGCAGTGTGGGTTGACACAGGAGCAAATCGACAATGTCGGCTCGTATCAAACCAGCTCGTTGTTCACTGACAATGACAAGCTGATTCTCTGCTATGCCGACGAACTCACCCAGAAGGGGCGTGTCGAGGACGACCTCTTTAAGAGCGTGGAGAAATTGATTGGTCAGAAGAATGCGATTGAGCTGACCGCGGCTACGTCCTTCTGGAATATGATGGCGCGGAACCTCAATGCGTTGCAGGTCGAATTGGAGCCGTGGGGGAGATAA